A section of the Opitutaceae bacterium genome encodes:
- a CDS encoding sulfatase-like hydrolase/transferase has translation MPAQPLNVLHLIADQHHAGLMGCAGHRQANTPHLDRLAREGVRFTAAYCQNPICSPSRLSILSGQYCSNHGYYGLCGPAPTQLPSVFGHFRAHGYRTAAIGKLHLPHAPRNWAAHDLDLFADVYETIEGEMGRSEFFDGLARDGLRELEDSWFMPDGHGGIYIPWDARPSRLPYERNVESWCVDQANTFIDTCRASHEPFFMQVAFARPHHTIAPDQRFWNLYPEDLDLPPTIDQDPSHRPPHFQAAWKEFRETHWHFGPPFDFRSGARRQWRGTLACISQVDDAVGRIIAHLDVSGQLENTIIIYGSDHGCYHGIHGIVEKAPGICSDAVCRVPFVWRVPGVASRVSDALVENIDIAPTVSALCGLPAMETVCGQDLSALLSGRVESVREMAVTENVWSKAVRWGRWRFVHYQPEMFPGQDIGELYDLEGDSDETCNLYADPAHQDTVHTLRRLLCEWLIRVQRPATVLPRMPVQPMLGRRNYTIAGDGREPRSLGANARHAARKLNYL, from the coding sequence ATGCCGGCTCAACCGCTCAATGTACTGCACCTGATTGCCGACCAGCATCACGCCGGTCTCATGGGATGCGCCGGGCATCGGCAGGCCAACACCCCGCACTTGGATCGGCTGGCTCGTGAAGGGGTTCGATTTACTGCGGCCTATTGCCAGAATCCAATCTGCTCGCCAAGCCGCCTCTCCATTCTCAGCGGGCAATATTGCAGCAATCACGGATACTATGGCCTTTGCGGGCCGGCGCCGACTCAGCTTCCGAGCGTATTCGGCCATTTCCGCGCCCATGGCTACCGGACTGCTGCGATTGGAAAGCTCCATCTTCCTCATGCACCGCGCAATTGGGCGGCGCATGATCTCGATCTGTTCGCGGATGTCTATGAGACCATCGAAGGTGAGATGGGCCGTTCAGAGTTTTTCGATGGACTCGCGCGCGATGGCCTGCGGGAGCTCGAGGACAGCTGGTTCATGCCGGATGGACATGGCGGCATCTACATTCCCTGGGACGCACGCCCGTCCCGGCTGCCGTATGAGCGCAATGTCGAAAGCTGGTGCGTGGATCAGGCGAACACATTCATCGATACCTGCCGGGCCTCGCATGAGCCGTTCTTCATGCAGGTCGCCTTTGCACGACCGCATCACACGATCGCACCGGACCAGCGTTTCTGGAATCTCTATCCCGAGGATCTCGATCTGCCCCCAACGATCGATCAGGATCCGTCCCACCGACCGCCGCATTTCCAGGCAGCGTGGAAGGAGTTCAGGGAAACGCACTGGCATTTCGGCCCGCCGTTCGATTTTCGATCCGGCGCGCGCCGACAATGGCGTGGCACGCTTGCCTGCATTTCGCAGGTCGATGATGCGGTCGGCCGCATCATCGCGCATCTGGACGTCTCCGGCCAGCTCGAGAATACGATCATCATCTACGGATCCGACCATGGCTGTTACCACGGCATTCATGGCATTGTGGAAAAGGCGCCAGGGATCTGTTCCGACGCGGTGTGCCGCGTCCCGTTTGTCTGGCGCGTGCCCGGTGTCGCATCCCGCGTCTCCGACGCACTGGTCGAGAACATCGATATCGCGCCTACGGTTTCAGCGCTCTGCGGCCTGCCGGCGATGGAAACGGTCTGCGGCCAGGATCTTTCCGCCCTGCTCTCCGGTCGTGTTGAATCCGTTCGCGAGATGGCGGTGACGGAAAACGTCTGGAGCAAGGCGGTTCGCTGGGGTCGATGGCGTTTCGTCCATTATCAGCCTGAGATGTTCCCCGGACAGGATATCGGTGAGCTCTATGATCTGGAGGGCGACTCGGACGAAACGTGCAATCTCTACGCAGACCCCGCGCATCAGGACACCGTGCACACCCTGCGCCGTCTGCTCTGCGAATGGCTGATCAGGGTGCAGCGCCCCGCAACCGTGCTGCCCCGGATGCCCGTGCAGCCGATGCTGGGCCGAAGAAATTACACGATCGCCGGGGATGGCCGCGAACCGAGATCGCTGGGAGCGAATGCGCGTCATGCCGCCCGAAAGCTCAATTACCTTTGA